Part of the Azoarcus sp. KH32C genome, CGACGACCCTCCAGTCCCTGCTCGGCTCCGGCTGGCCCGAGTGGCAGGCGAAGGGGCTTGTCGAGCTCTTCAATCTCTTCGCCGACAACCTCGCCGCAGTCGTGTCGCCCGACGGCGAGAAGCTGCTCGGACGTCCGCTGACGCGCCTCGCCGATTACGTCTCGGCGAACAAGGTCGCCTTCATCTAAACCCGGCGCGAGGCCGCCGAAAGGCGGCTTCCTGCTCCCCCTGCGTTCGAAGCCAGTTCGGGCAGCATGCCGACCTGCTGGTACAGCGACATGAAGTCGTAGCAGTTCCAACCCTCCTGGATCTGCCCGTTCTGGATTCGCGCGATCGAAACGCCGTGGATCTCGATCGGCGCATTGGACGGGGCGACGCCGAGCCCGGGTCCGGCATGTGTCCCCGTGACGGCACAGTGGCAAGCCACCATGTCGCCCTCGCAGATCGTGCGCATGATGCGGATATTGATGTCGGGAAAAGCCACCCGGAAGGCGCGGAAGAAGGTCTTGAACCCTTCGGGGCCGCTCACCGGCTCCCCGTGCGCAGCCCCCAGACCGTGGACCGTCGCCGTCGGCGACATCAGCCGGTCGATCACGCTCTCATCGCCGTGATTCCACACCCGCTCGAACCACTCATGAATCAGCTCCCGGTTGGCATCGCTCATTTCCGCCGCCCCTCGTATCGATGACTTGAAGACGCCCGCTTCGCACCAAAGCGGTGGTCTTTCCAACGTTCTAGTATCGTCGGCAGCCGCAGGCAATGCCTACACGGATCCTTACGTGTTCGCCTACCGGTCACCCGTGCCCCAAGACAGCAGAAATGGTAATATACGGAACGTATACAAACCATACATAAGGCAAGGTCGTGGGAATCGTCAAGATCTCCGAGCAGATGCATGAGGCGCTGCGTCGGACCAGCGGCGCGCTGAGCCGCTCCATCAACAGCCAGGCCGAACATTGGCTGCGCGTCGGCATGCTCGCGGAGCTCAATCCGACGCTGAGCTACACCGAAATCTGCCAGCTGCTAATCCAGGAAGAAGAGGCGCAAGGCGCATCCGGAGCCCCTTCCCGACTAGCGAACTTCAGCAAGGTGGCATGATGGTAAAGAAGCGACAGATCCCGATCCGCTCTCAGGCCGAGATCGAGATGTCCCGGCGCGCCGGCGCGCTCGCGGCCGATGTATTGCGCATGATCGGCGAACACGTTCGGCCCGGCGTCACCACCGACGAGCTCGACCGCATCTGCCACGACTACATCGTCAACGTACAGAACGCGATCCCGGCGAATATCGGCTATCACGGCTACCCGAAAACGATCTGCGCCTCGGCGAACCACGTCGTCTGCCACGGCATCCCGTCCCCGAAGCGCCTGAACAACGGAGACATCCTCAATATCGACGTCGCCGTCATCAAGGACGGCTGGTACGGCGACACCAGCCGCATGTACTTCGTCGGCAAACCCGGCGTCCTCGCCAAGCGCCTCGTCCGGACGACCTACGAAGCGATGCGCGCCGGCGTCCTCGCCGTCCGCCCCGGCGCGACGCTCGGCGATATCGGCCACGCCATTCAGACCGTCGCCCACCGCGAAGGCTTCACCGTCGTCCGCGAGTATTGCGGTCATGGCATCGGCGACATCTACCACGACGAACCGCAAGTCCTCCACTACGGCCGCCCCGGCACGGGACTCACGCTCGAACCCGGCATGGTCTTCACGATCGAGCCCATGATCAACGCAGGGCGCGCTGAGACCAGGCAATTGGCCGACGGCTGGACGGTCGTCACCAAGGACCATTCGCTGTCTGCGCAGTGGGAACACATGGTCGCGGTAACGGCAGACGGGTTCGAGATCCTTACGCCTTGGCCGGAGGGGTATGGGGAGTATCCGGCGATCGAAGCCGCTAGCCGCCAGCCTGCGCACGCTGAGTGAGCGCCAACTCGGGCCGCAAACGTTTCCCTTTCTTCTGGTACAGCATGATGGGTACACAGCGTTTGTCGTCATGGTAAATGCCAACGCAATCGAGGCATTGGAAGCAGGCCTCGTAACGGATTTCACCGCTGGGCTCGATAGCGTCGTAGTCGCACACTGCCTTGCAGCGTTGGCAGGGCTTGCCGCATTCGGCCCGGCGATTCAGCCAGTCGAAGCGGCGCAGCAGTCCGCCGAGTGACATGGCGCCGCCGAGCGGACAAAGAAAGCGGCAGAAGAACTTGTAATAGAAGGTCCCGGCGACGAGCAAGACGGCGGCATAGGCGATGAACGGCCAGGTGCGGTCGAAGCCGAGCGTAATGACTGTCTTGAACGGCTCCACCTCATTCAGCGTTTCTCCTTCGGTCGGTAGCCAAAAGGCGGCGCCGAGCAGGCCGGCCAGGATCAGGTAACGTCCAAATTCCAGGCGCCTCGCAACGCTCGGCGGAATCCGCAGGCGCGGCACGCCCAACCGACGCGCGAGCCGGCCGACGAACTCCTGCAGGGCGCCGAACGGGCATAGCCAACCGCAGAAAGTCCCGCGGCCCCAGAAGACGAAGCTGATCACCGTGAACGCGATCAACAGCAAGGAAATCGGGTCGTATAGGTAGCTTGCCAGGCCCAACCCCGCCTTTAGCGTCTTGATCGCGCCAGTGATCTGAACGATGGACAGTTGCCCCTGCGCGTACCAGCCGATATAGAGCAGCGTGTAGGCCAGGAAGCCGAGGCGAAAGAGGCGTAGCCGGCGTTTATCGAGCGAAATCCAGCGCGGTCTGGCGAGGACGATGCTGAGCACGATCAGGGACGCGGCCAAGACCGTCAGGTCGACCCAGCGATTTTTCCAGGCCAGCAGCCACTCCGGTAGCGGTTCGGGTGGGTAGGCGAACAGGTTGGCCGGGGGGACGTAAGAGAGGGCGAGTTGCCTGGTGATCACGGTGGGCAGGACAGTCCCTTTGGCGCGGCTGACCGTCAGCATCAGCTCGACCGGGCTGGCCGGGTCTAGGCTGGCGGCGGCATTGACGCCGAACAGGCGCGAAGCATTGAGTTCAGGCGGACCGGCAATGTCGTGGGGTTCGAAGTCCTCGTCGCGCAAGTCATAAAACATTCCGTTCTGGCTCATCGCCAGTCGAGGCGACGGGGCTCCCGGAATGAAGTTGTCGTCGAGGATCGAATAGCGCCCCGCCGATGCAATCCACCACAGGTGTCGCTTGTCGAAGTTGCGTTCCATCACGGCCGCGTACTGCGCATCGCCGAGAATGGCCCGCCCGATCGTCGGCGCATTCAGGTAGGCGACGTAGAGATCGACGAAGACTTCATCCGGATGCGCGAGGGCCGTCTCATCGACATTGGCCCCTTCCGTGCCGGCGAAGAGTTTCTCGACTTCGGCATGGGTCACCCGAACGCGGCCGACCATGCCCTTCCGCAGCATTTCGGCAAAACCCACCGGGTCATAAACATCGGGCCGCACCTGCGCCGACGGACCGTGTTTCTTGCGGTCGGCAAAACCGAGCTTGGCACGCGCCACCTCGCTGGCCGCACTCAGCACCGCCTGGTTGACGATGCGGATCGAGGTGGTCGCCTTGGAGATGCCATCAAGCGTCGCGATGCCATTGTTGCTGGCATGGCCGGTGCGGTTACGGGCTGCATCCATGGCAATCAAGAATGGTTGATGGATATTGCGGCCGATATATTGGGCGATGAATTCGCGCAGCGGCGTATCGCCCAGGCCACCCAGATCGCGAAAGGTAAAGACCGGTTCGCGTTGGCGCAGCAGTTCAACGTCGATGAAGTTTCCCTTGCGATCGATCGAAACCAGGAAATTCATCGGCGTCCCTTCGAAGCCGGGGAGAGGCGCCAGGTCGATCGACTCGAAGACGTAGCCGACTGGCCCGGCCTCCTGTTCCAGCGCGCTGGTTAAGGGCCAGGCGGGTATTTCGGTCAGTTTCTCCTGGACCTGGTACGGGCGACCGAAACGGCGTTCGATGTCTTCCTTTTTCAGATCGCCCGCCAGCGTTAAATGACTTGATAACAAGATCAGTGCCGATATCGCCAAACGCTGCGCCGCCCGGTTCAAGCCGACCGAGATGCCATGAAACATGGGGTTCTCCGATGGTTTCAGCCG contains:
- a CDS encoding ester cyclase; protein product: MSDANRELIHEWFERVWNHGDESVIDRLMSPTATVHGLGAAHGEPVSGPEGFKTFFRAFRVAFPDINIRIMRTICEGDMVACHCAVTGTHAGPGLGVAPSNAPIEIHGVSIARIQNGQIQEGWNCYDFMSLYQQVGMLPELASNAGGAGSRLSAASRRV
- a CDS encoding ParD-like family protein, translating into MGIVKISEQMHEALRRTSGALSRSINSQAEHWLRVGMLAELNPTLSYTEICQLLIQEEEAQGASGAPSRLANFSKVA
- the map gene encoding type I methionyl aminopeptidase, encoding MVKKRQIPIRSQAEIEMSRRAGALAADVLRMIGEHVRPGVTTDELDRICHDYIVNVQNAIPANIGYHGYPKTICASANHVVCHGIPSPKRLNNGDILNIDVAVIKDGWYGDTSRMYFVGKPGVLAKRLVRTTYEAMRAGVLAVRPGATLGDIGHAIQTVAHREGFTVVREYCGHGIGDIYHDEPQVLHYGRPGTGLTLEPGMVFTIEPMINAGRAETRQLADGWTVVTKDHSLSAQWEHMVAVTADGFEILTPWPEGYGEYPAIEAASRQPAHAE
- a CDS encoding 4Fe-4S binding protein: MFHGISVGLNRAAQRLAISALILLSSHLTLAGDLKKEDIERRFGRPYQVQEKLTEIPAWPLTSALEQEAGPVGYVFESIDLAPLPGFEGTPMNFLVSIDRKGNFIDVELLRQREPVFTFRDLGGLGDTPLREFIAQYIGRNIHQPFLIAMDAARNRTGHASNNGIATLDGISKATTSIRIVNQAVLSAASEVARAKLGFADRKKHGPSAQVRPDVYDPVGFAEMLRKGMVGRVRVTHAEVEKLFAGTEGANVDETALAHPDEVFVDLYVAYLNAPTIGRAILGDAQYAAVMERNFDKRHLWWIASAGRYSILDDNFIPGAPSPRLAMSQNGMFYDLRDEDFEPHDIAGPPELNASRLFGVNAAASLDPASPVELMLTVSRAKGTVLPTVITRQLALSYVPPANLFAYPPEPLPEWLLAWKNRWVDLTVLAASLIVLSIVLARPRWISLDKRRLRLFRLGFLAYTLLYIGWYAQGQLSIVQITGAIKTLKAGLGLASYLYDPISLLLIAFTVISFVFWGRGTFCGWLCPFGALQEFVGRLARRLGVPRLRIPPSVARRLEFGRYLILAGLLGAAFWLPTEGETLNEVEPFKTVITLGFDRTWPFIAYAAVLLVAGTFYYKFFCRFLCPLGGAMSLGGLLRRFDWLNRRAECGKPCQRCKAVCDYDAIEPSGEIRYEACFQCLDCVGIYHDDKRCVPIMLYQKKGKRLRPELALTQRAQAGG